The following proteins are encoded in a genomic region of Candidatus Poribacteria bacterium:
- a CDS encoding IS200/IS605 family element transposase accessory protein TnpB, translated as MAYFHRTKILKVKKQACFSEINSASASVWNECLHLMDMYQWRRGYPHAHDNFWFGKDCEGWVDKNLSKSQPLHSQSIQAIRKQYFKSWKSYSALKKSGGVANPKPPNKPKNYMTTRWLKSAIAFVDNSLFGKRLVLSMGSGTDKLGIQLPSNFNMSEAEHIATIDLVYNYGQWELHFSYRYEVGDTESGEGVVGVDIGEIHPMVTHDGIDTHIYNGRYIRSLYRLRNKVLSEFNHAISRCKRHSKRWWKLTRRKWKRITKIDNQIKDALHKHTTKFVKYCRTKGIGTIVIGDLTGIRENINYGNRANQRLHQWAFGKITSLITYKSKVLGIKVVQIDESYTSQTCPSCGNRKKPNNREYACKCGFKYNRDGVGAINILRKYQGGFGDPVVAAMGLSRMAPPLGFRLEVPVALA; from the coding sequence ATGGCGTATTTCCACAGAACGAAAATATTGAAGGTAAAGAAACAGGCGTGTTTTTCGGAGATTAATTCTGCGTCAGCCTCTGTATGGAATGAGTGTCTGCACTTGATGGACATGTATCAGTGGCGTCGTGGTTATCCGCATGCTCATGATAATTTCTGGTTTGGTAAGGATTGTGAGGGTTGGGTGGATAAGAATTTGTCTAAGTCACAGCCGTTGCATTCTCAAAGTATTCAGGCGATTAGGAAGCAATATTTCAAGTCGTGGAAATCTTACTCTGCGTTAAAAAAGAGTGGTGGCGTTGCGAATCCTAAACCTCCGAATAAGCCTAAGAACTATATGACGACGCGTTGGTTGAAGTCTGCTATTGCCTTTGTGGATAATAGTTTATTTGGTAAACGCCTTGTTCTTTCAATGGGGTCTGGCACTGATAAATTAGGCATACAACTGCCGTCTAACTTTAACATGTCTGAGGCGGAACATATTGCTACTATTGATTTGGTATACAACTATGGTCAGTGGGAGTTACATTTTTCCTATAGATATGAAGTGGGTGACACTGAATCTGGCGAAGGTGTTGTCGGTGTGGATATTGGCGAAATACACCCTATGGTAACACATGACGGAATTGATACGCATATTTACAATGGACGGTACATCAGGTCGCTGTACCGACTGCGTAACAAGGTGCTATCTGAGTTCAATCATGCTATCAGTAGATGTAAACGCCACTCCAAACGCTGGTGGAAACTCACAAGGCGTAAGTGGAAACGCATCACAAAGATTGACAACCAAATCAAAGACGCCCTCCATAAACACACTACAAAGTTTGTGAAATATTGCCGCACAAAAGGGATTGGCACGATTGTCATTGGAGATTTAACTGGCATACGCGAGAATATCAACTATGGCAATCGTGCCAATCAGCGTTTACATCAATGGGCATTTGGTAAGATTACGTCTTTGATTACCTATAAATCAAAAGTGTTAGGTATCAAGGTTGTGCAGATTGATGAGTCCTACACCTCACAAACCTGTCCATCTTGTGGCAATAGAAAGAAACCTAATAATCGTGAATACGCCTGCAAATGTGGTTTTAAGTATAATCGCGACGGCGTAGGTGCGATTAACATTTTGAGAAAGTATCAGGGTGGCTTTGGCGACCCTGTAGTGGCGGCAATGGGCTTGTCCCGGATGGCACCGCCCTTGGGCTTCCGGTTAGAAGTCCCTGTTGCTCTGGCTTAA